A part of Brassica rapa cultivar Chiifu-401-42 chromosome A05, CAAS_Brap_v3.01, whole genome shotgun sequence genomic DNA contains:
- the LOC103829914 gene encoding respiratory burst oxidase homolog protein C — translation MERKSFDVTDYEWDTEKSSDLGSVSGSSPLTSNLGKRLKAKRISLMKKRSSNRLTSVSGEREPAARLDRQDSTALTALRFISKADGVTVLLAGPPSRIGLLRSRPLVVDCCQGMDSIDFALELFDALARRRLMTLDTIDGDQLREFWEQISAQSFDSRLQTFFDMIDSDANGRLTEDQVRQIINLSSSTNNLPNIQKRTDEYAAMIMEELDQDNIGYIMIESLETLLSYAETQHIRRDSEGSKKLSHMLSLKLNTTRDPKPLKGWYSGLRHFVSDSLQMVSTSRFKINRNLQSVCEPPPVRDKYLRAYSCDIGREMNPYSFPKIMIDGPYDAPAQNYKKYNVILLVGLGIGTAPMMSIIKDIINNVEAKEHSQINQMEEGTQRHQQGEKESMKTRKAYFYWVTKDQGSYSWFQNIMNEVTERDTNGVVEVNNYCTSIYEEGDVRSVFIRMLQSLNHSKNGVDIVSGTRVMTHFAKPNWKNVYKQIAMDHYGSHVGVFYCGEVSLAEELRQLALEFTHKTETRFSFHKENFYPPC, via the exons ATGGAGAGAAAGAGCTTTGATGTAACGGACTATGAGTGGGACACAGAGAAGAGCAGCGACCTAGGTTCAGTGAGCGGATCATCGCCGCTGACGTCAAACCTTGGAAAGAGACTGAAGGCTAAACGGATAAGTCTCATGAAGAAGCGGAGTTCTAACCGCTTGACATCGGTCTCTGGAGAGAGAGAGCCAGCTGCTCGACTGGACCGGCAGGATTCAACCGCCTTGACAGCGCTCAGGTTCATCAGTAAGGCTGACGGAGTGACGGTGCTGCTGGCTGGACCGCCGTCGAGAATCGGTTTGTTGAGATCACGGCCACTAGTGGTGGATTGCTGCCAAG GGATGGATTCAATAGACTTTGCCTTGGAACTGTTCGACGCATTAGCTAGAAGAAGGCTTATGACACTAGACACTATCGATGGAGACCAGTTAAGGGAGTTCTGGGAACAAATAAGTGCTCAAAGCTTTGATTCCAGGCTTCAAACTTTCTTTGACAT GATTGATTCAGACGCCAATGGTAGATTAACTGAAGACCAAGTCAGACAG ATCATCAACCTTAGTTCGTCCACCAACAATTTGCCAAACATCCAAAAACGGACAGATGAATATGCTGCAATGATAATGGAAGAGCTTGACCAAGATAATATAGGATACATCATG ATAGAGAGTCTTGAGACCTTGCTTTCGTATGCGGAGACACAACATATACGCAGAGATAGTGAAGGTAGCAAGAAGCTAAGCCACATGCTAAGTCTTAAGCTTAATACTACCCGTGACCCTAAACCGTTGAAGGGATGGTACAGTGGACTGAGACACTTCGTATCAGATAGCTTGCAAATGGTGAGTACTTCGAGGTTCAAGATTAACAGGAATCTTCAATCT GTGTGTGAGCCACCTCCGGTCCGAGACAAGTATCTTCGTGCATATAGCTGCGA TATTGGAAGGGAAATGAACCCATACAGTTTTCCCAAAATCATGATTGATGGTCCATATGACGCACCTGCACAAAATTACAAGAAATATAACGTGATTTTACTGGTCGGGCTTGGGATTGGGACCGCTCCAATGATGAGCATTATCAAGGACATCATCAACAATGTGGAGGCCAAGGAACATTCCCAAATCAACCAAATGGAGGAGGGAACACAACGACATCAACAAGGTGAAAAGGAAAGTATGAAGACTCGAAAGGCTTACTTCTATTGGGTAACAAAGGATCAAGGCTCATACAGTTGGTTTCAGAACATCATGAACGAGGTAACAGAACGGGACACAAATGGAGTCGTTGAAGTAAATAACTATTGCACTAGCATCTACGAAGAAGGAGATGTTCGTTCTGTGTTCATACGTATGCTTCAGTCTCTAAACCATTCCAAAAATGGCGTGGACATTGTCTCTGGGACAAGGGTCATGACCCACTTCGCCAAACCTAACTGGAAAAACGTCTACAAACAGATAGCCATGGATCACTATGGCTCTCATGTTG GAGTGTTTTATTGTGGAGAAGTTTCACTGGCAGAGGAGTTAAGGCAGCTAGCTTTGGAGTTCACACACAAGACAGAAACTAGATTCTCCTTCCACAAAGAGAACTTCTACCCACCATGCTGA